Part of the Deltaproteobacteria bacterium genome is shown below.
ATATTGAAAAACGAGCCCCTTGCTCGCAAGGGCTGGGTGTTGGAGGCCTGGTAGTCATGCAATACAAATCGAGTGAACTTACATCCAAGTATTTACGTTCCCGTAAGATTCCCAGTACGGCCTGCACCGGCTGCGGACTGGGCATCAACCATAAGATCGTAGTGCAGGCCATTGCCGAACTCGGGCTTGAAGTGGCTGATATTGTTTGGGGCACATCAATAGGCTGTGCCGGCCGGCAGACATTCGCCACCTGGAAAGGCGATGGATTCGCGGGCACCCATGGCCGGGTCTACGCCATTGCCAGGGGGCTCCGCATCGCTCTGCCACCGGAGAAAAAAATCATTTTAACAGTGGGCGACGGAGACGCCTTTGCTATCGGCTTAAATCACCTCATCCATGCCGCTCGATCGAATACTGATATGACGGTCATTGTCAATGATAACCTCGGGTATCAATCAACCGGCGGACAGTATGGCTGGACCACGCCCCAGGGAAGTAAGACGGACAGCAGTCCCTATGGCATGTTTGAGCAGAACTTAATGAGCAGCGGGATGGACGTTATGAAGATCCTCAAAGGAGCCGGCGCGACCTTTCTCGCCCGCCACGTGCCCATGGATGGAGCATGGGCTGTGGCAAGCGTAAAAAAGGGAATTCAAAATCGAGGGTTCTCTCTCATCCACATGCCTTTTCCCTGCCCCACCAATTTTGCTTCAAGGGAACTCGGGTCCAGGGATCCGGTAAACATCTACCGGTGGTTTAAAGAGCATGCCGCGCCTTTAGGCCAAGAAAAGGAGAGTACCATCTGGGCTACCGGCATATGGCACGATGCCAGTAACACGCGGCCTGAGTTCTCTCAGTTGGTCCATGAGACAGTCGAAAAAATCAGGAGGACGGGAAGCATATGAAAGATAGAATTGAAATAGTGGCCAGCGGGTTTGGCGGACAGGGAGTGGTCAGGCTTGGCCAGATAATCGGAGAAACAGCCGTCAAGCAAGGGCTGCACGTAAGTATGCTCAAAAGCCACGGTACAGAGATGCGCGGCGGATACGTCAGGAGCCAGGTAGTGATATCAAAAAATCTCATTGACAGCCCGATGTGTGAATCTCCGGACTACTTTGTGGCTTTATCCAGCGCGGCCTATAAACGATTTAAAGATACGGTCCCAGATCACAGCGTCATTCTTTATGATCCTGCGTTTGTGGATGAAATAGATCAAGGCCTGCCTTGTTCCCAGCAGGCGCTTCCGGCCAAGGACCTTTCTATTAAAAACTTTGATAATGCGCTTTTTGCCAATTCGGTGGTCCTTGGATTTATCGCCAGGCTTATCGCTGAATTAGACAAAGACCTTGTTCTTCAAAGCCTTTTAGGGATTATCCCAAAATTCCATGAGCAAAATAAAGAAGCCTTTCAGATTGGATATGACTACACGGGTTGATCCACTTGCTGAGAAGTAAAACTAGGCCTGGATGAAAGAGGAAGTGCTGAAAGCGACTCACATGCGTACTATCAGAAATATTATTGATGGCAAAGCGAAACTAGAGCCGAACAAGGCTTTTATGATCGCCCCTGAACCTGGCTTAACCTTGACATACGGGCAATTGAAGGAGGCTTGTACGAGTTTTGGGAAGCAGCTCATGAACCTGGGCCTGTTGAAGGGCGATAAGGTCTCTTTCATGATGACTAATGGGCGCCAGGCAGTCAAAATCTTTCTGGGTTCCATGTATTCCGGTTTCGTTATCGCGCCCATCAATTTAATGGCTCAACCTTCCATGCTCAGGTATGTGCTTGAGCATTCGGACACCAAAATAGTTTTTTTCACCCGGGATCAAAAAAGCAAACTTGACTCAGCAGCAGGCAAGGTTAAGAGGGAAATTGCCTTGATTGAAATTGATAACGATGCGGAAGCTCTTTTTGATTCACCTCTAGGCTTGCCCGATTTTACTCTTCCGGAAGTCACCGCGGAGGATGAGGCCTTATTGCTCTATACTTCCGGTACAACCGGGTTGCCTAAAGGTTCGGTTCTTTCTCATAAAAACCTGGTTGCCGGAGGGCGCAACACAATGATGGCCCACCAGCTGACGCCTGAAGACAGGGCGCTTTGTTCCTTGCCTCTCTATCATATTAACGGTGAAGTGGTTACGGTAATCGCGCCTCTGTTGAGTGGAGGTAGTGTGGTCATGCCGCACAAATTCAGCAGATCCAACTTCTGGGA
Proteins encoded:
- a CDS encoding 2-oxoacid:acceptor oxidoreductase family protein; translated protein: MKDRIEIVASGFGGQGVVRLGQIIGETAVKQGLHVSMLKSHGTEMRGGYVRSQVVISKNLIDSPMCESPDYFVALSSAAYKRFKDTVPDHSVILYDPAFVDEIDQGLPCSQQALPAKDLSIKNFDNALFANSVVLGFIARLIAELDKDLVLQSLLGIIPKFHEQNKEAFQIGYDYTG
- a CDS encoding 2-oxoglutarate ferredoxin oxidoreductase subunit beta; this encodes MQYKSSELTSKYLRSRKIPSTACTGCGLGINHKIVVQAIAELGLEVADIVWGTSIGCAGRQTFATWKGDGFAGTHGRVYAIARGLRIALPPEKKIILTVGDGDAFAIGLNHLIHAARSNTDMTVIVNDNLGYQSTGGQYGWTTPQGSKTDSSPYGMFEQNLMSSGMDVMKILKGAGATFLARHVPMDGAWAVASVKKGIQNRGFSLIHMPFPCPTNFASRELGSRDPVNIYRWFKEHAAPLGQEKESTIWATGIWHDASNTRPEFSQLVHETVEKIRRTGSI